The Pseudomonadota bacterium genome segment GGCAAGGTATCCTGCGCCACCTGCCATATTCCGGAAAAAACCTTTACCGATAATCTGCCGCTGGCGCACGGCATTGAGGATACCACCAGAAGATCCATGCCCCTTGCCGGCATGGCATACAGCCCCTGGCAGTTCTGGGATGGACGCGCCGACAGCCTGTGGAGTCAGGCGCTGGGACCTATTGAAAATCCGCTGGAGCATGGGATCAGCAGGACAAAATGCGCCATCATCATTCACCAGTTCTACCGCGAAGAATACGAAACCGTTTTCGGCCCCGTTCCTGAACTGGATGAAAAATACTCCGACAAAGCCCGACCCGCCACGGATAATCAAGAAATACACGCGCTCTGGAACGCCATTGACACCAAGGACCGGCAAGCGATCAGTATTTTTTTCGCAAACATCGGCAAGGCGATCGCCGCCTTTGTCCGGACAATTATGCCCAGCGCCGCCCCCTTTGATAGCTATGTTCAGGCAATTTTAAATAATGACCTTGATGAGGCGGTTAAGCATTTAAACCCCGACCAGGCATTCGGCCTCAAACTGTTTATTGGTAAGGCAAAATGCATCAACTGCCATAACGGACCATTATTCACCAACAATGATTTCCATAATGTCGGCGTGCCGGACCGCAAGGGTCTGAAAAGGGATGTCGGACGTGCCGCAGGGATCACCCAGGTCATGGCAAACGAGTTTAATTGCCTGAGTTCCCATAGTGATGCCGGACCAGGTGATTGTGCTGAACTGCAATATATCGATACCGACACGACAAAATACCTCGGAGCTTTTAAAACCCCATCCTTGCGAAATGTTGTTGACCGGCCACCTTACATGCATGCCGGCCAGTTCAAAACTATTACCGAAGTGCTGCACTTTTATCAGCAAGAGGCAAAAAAACGAACGTCAGGCAAAAACAAAGGCTTTGCCACCGACATCATACATGGCGAATTGACCGATGAAGATCTGCTTTATCTTGAATCCTTTCTTGGTTCATTAAGCGCTCCGGTTCAATCGCAGTAAAAGTCAGCGACAATTAACCAGTTGCTTGGGTTGCTGCCGAAAACTTTCATAAGGAGGAAACATGCCGCTCATCCGCGTCCAGTGCCCAGAATGCGGATCATCAGGGTCCATTGAACAAGAAAAAGTCCATAGAACCCACGGCAAGATCAAATGCCCGAACTGCAGTATGGTTTTTACGATCTCTCCGGATGAAACAAACCCAACCCCACAGCCGGATGCACCTGATGCGGCAACTTCCGATCCAGGAGAAGCAATGCATCCTCATGAAATGGAGGCCCGAGAATCAGCAGACGCCACGGATTCTTCTGAAAACGACACGCCCCCTCCACTGATTCTCACTGAAACCGCAATATATTCCACCGATACGCCTGCGATAAACAAACTGACTTTTCACGGCAACGGCGGCACGCTTTTCGGCATCCAGTTTGTAAATTTTCTTCTGGGAATTATCACTCTCGGCTTTTATCGTTTCTGGGGGAAAGCCAGGGTCAGAAAATATCTCTACAGTCAACTTGAACTCATGGACGCCAGATTCACCTACTTCGGTACCGGCAAGGAACTTTTTATCGGCTGGCTCAAGGGCATGGGGATTATCATTTTCGGGTATCTGGTGATCAACCTGCTGCAATATAGCCTGGTCAATGTCTTGAAAGGGGTACACATGGCCTTCATGGGAGTCTTTTATGTAGCGTTCCTGGCGCTGCTCGGTTTTGCAAAAGTGGGCTGCGCCAGGTATCGGCTGAGCCGCAGCTCCTGGAGAGGTATCCGATTATCCTTCCGGGGAACATTCCGGGAGGGCATCTGGCTGCATGTCTGGGGCAACCTGGCGGTGTTGCTGACTCTGGGGATGTTCTATCCTTTTCTCCAGACCAGACTGCGCGCCTATTGGTTCAACAACAGCAATTACGGCAACACGCCGTTTTCCTATGACGGCAAAGGTAAAGATCTTTTCATGCCGTTTCTCTTTGCCGTGCTGCTCGCACTTCTCACCTTTGGAATTACTTTTTTCTGGTTCATGGCCCGGCTTGAGCGCTATCACTGGG includes the following:
- a CDS encoding cytochrome-c peroxidase yields the protein MFKKILISTGLLIYLFPGISYAAHPDVHTWTSEEKEFLQSLWLGSLPPLPDDPSNAYDTKPGAVSFGKKLFSDERLSANGKVSCATCHIPEKTFTDNLPLAHGIEDTTRRSMPLAGMAYSPWQFWDGRADSLWSQALGPIENPLEHGISRTKCAIIIHQFYREEYETVFGPVPELDEKYSDKARPATDNQEIHALWNAIDTKDRQAISIFFANIGKAIAAFVRTIMPSAAPFDSYVQAILNNDLDEAVKHLNPDQAFGLKLFIGKAKCINCHNGPLFTNNDFHNVGVPDRKGLKRDVGRAAGITQVMANEFNCLSSHSDAGPGDCAELQYIDTDTTKYLGAFKTPSLRNVVDRPPYMHAGQFKTITEVLHFYQQEAKKRTSGKNKGFATDIIHGELTDEDLLYLESFLGSLSAPVQSQ
- a CDS encoding zinc-ribbon domain-containing protein, which encodes MPLIRVQCPECGSSGSIEQEKVHRTHGKIKCPNCSMVFTISPDETNPTPQPDAPDAATSDPGEAMHPHEMEARESADATDSSENDTPPPLILTETAIYSTDTPAINKLTFHGNGGTLFGIQFVNFLLGIITLGFYRFWGKARVRKYLYSQLELMDARFTYFGTGKELFIGWLKGMGIIIFGYLVINLLQYSLVNVLKGVHMAFMGVFYVAFLALLGFAKVGCARYRLSRSSWRGIRLSFRGTFREGIWLHVWGNLAVLLTLGMFYPFLQTRLRAYWFNNSNYGNTPFSYDGKGKDLFMPFLFAVLLALLTFGITFFWFMARLERYHWEHTKFPGMTFKSTVTGGALFHLIVGNILLFIFTIGIATPWVVTRTMNFRCKYLAFNGLPAFEKISQDAKAAQAAGEGVADYLDIDGGIFDFGII